A window from Enterocloster bolteae encodes these proteins:
- a CDS encoding NAD(P)H-dependent flavin oxidoreductase, giving the protein MSELKPLVIGDLVVEKPIIQGGMGVGISLHRLAGAVAKAGGMGIISAAQIGFREPDFTTNFVEANLRSIRREMKLAREIAPQGAIGFNIMVATKHYDMWVKEAVKAGADIIISGAGLPVSLPEYVEAAYAEMEKKPDRRIKLAPIVSSAKSAMVICKMWDRKCHIAPDLVVVEGPLAGGHLGFSLDQLSAYGADTSDVPATYDREAYDREVKAVIKVVEEYGTKYGRHIPVVTAGGIYTHEDVMHQLELGADGVQVATRFVTTQECDASDAYKQAYINAGKEDIVITQSPVGMPGRAILNPFLSQIKGGTRPAIKSCFQCLEHCDIRTIPYCITMALVYAAEGDTDHGLLFCGSNAYRAEKIDTVDNVMKELTGELA; this is encoded by the coding sequence ATGAGTGAGTTAAAACCATTGGTAATCGGGGATTTAGTAGTTGAAAAACCAATCATCCAGGGAGGAATGGGGGTAGGCATCAGCCTGCACAGGCTGGCCGGTGCCGTGGCAAAAGCCGGCGGCATGGGCATTATCTCAGCTGCCCAGATTGGTTTCAGGGAGCCGGATTTCACCACCAATTTCGTGGAAGCAAACTTAAGGTCCATCCGCAGGGAGATGAAACTGGCCAGAGAAATCGCACCCCAGGGCGCGATTGGTTTCAATATCATGGTGGCTACCAAGCACTATGACATGTGGGTTAAGGAAGCTGTGAAGGCAGGCGCTGACATTATCATATCAGGTGCCGGACTTCCTGTGTCCCTGCCGGAATACGTGGAAGCTGCCTATGCCGAGATGGAGAAGAAGCCGGACCGCAGGATCAAGCTGGCTCCCATTGTATCATCTGCCAAATCAGCCATGGTCATCTGCAAGATGTGGGACAGGAAATGCCACATTGCCCCGGATCTGGTTGTGGTGGAAGGACCGCTGGCCGGAGGCCATCTGGGATTCTCACTGGACCAGTTATCTGCCTATGGCGCCGACACTTCCGATGTGCCGGCCACCTATGACCGGGAGGCCTATGACCGGGAGGTAAAGGCTGTCATAAAGGTAGTGGAGGAATATGGAACCAAGTATGGCAGGCATATACCTGTGGTCACTGCCGGCGGCATATACACCCATGAAGATGTGATGCACCAGCTTGAGCTGGGGGCTGACGGCGTCCAGGTTGCCACCAGGTTTGTGACGACCCAGGAGTGCGATGCCTCTGACGCCTATAAGCAGGCTTATATAAATGCGGGAAAGGAAGATATTGTCATCACCCAGAGTCCTGTGGGCATGCCGGGAAGGGCAATCTTAAATCCTTTCTTAAGTCAGATAAAGGGCGGCACCAGGCCGGCCATCAAGTCCTGCTTCCAGTGCCTGGAGCACTGTGACATCAGGACCATTCCCTACTGCATTACCATGGCACTGGTATATGCGGCGGAGGGCGACACGGACCATGGCCTTTTGTTCTGCGGAAGCAATGCTTACCGTGCGGAAAAAATTGATACTGTGGATAACGTTATGAAGGAATTAACAGGAGAGCTGGCTTAA
- a CDS encoding MerR family transcriptional regulator, with translation MEKALAEKTGGYLIGDVAQMVGLSRDALRFYEKKGIIRADKKENGYRYYSEDDIYRLMYILYHRKMNTSLEEIGGLMSGQNSTSAMRQHVRQRMAEEEEALRRHSQAIMRLKLVEKDISRIEACMGRYSIRKFPKAFVMANCSDLQEGLRTWFKLSSTIPGLDMAYFYNVLTYTGQDLEEKGTQLLLYEGLEKGLGQEFDRSLYSMTEEPECIYTIIESEYTLPDFDMIHRMVQWAHKHGLEPMECVYANDMTSFFAKDRTTYCLEIYMPFKRIASPV, from the coding sequence ATGGAAAAAGCGTTGGCGGAGAAAACAGGGGGGTATCTCATAGGTGACGTTGCCCAGATGGTCGGTCTGAGCAGGGATGCCCTGCGTTTTTATGAGAAAAAAGGAATCATCCGTGCAGATAAGAAGGAAAATGGGTACAGATATTATTCAGAGGATGATATCTACAGATTGATGTACATACTTTATCACAGAAAAATGAATACCAGCCTGGAAGAGATAGGAGGTCTTATGAGCGGACAGAACTCCACATCCGCTATGAGACAGCATGTCAGGCAGCGCATGGCGGAGGAGGAGGAAGCCCTCAGGCGGCACAGCCAGGCAATCATGAGGCTTAAGCTGGTGGAAAAGGATATAAGCCGCATAGAGGCGTGTATGGGCAGGTATTCCATAAGAAAATTCCCCAAAGCATTTGTCATGGCCAACTGTTCCGACCTGCAGGAGGGGTTAAGAACGTGGTTTAAGCTGTCCTCTACCATTCCGGGACTGGATATGGCTTATTTTTATAATGTACTCACATACACGGGACAGGACCTGGAGGAAAAAGGAACCCAGCTCCTGCTCTATGAGGGACTGGAGAAGGGGCTGGGCCAGGAATTTGACCGTAGTCTGTACTCTATGACGGAGGAGCCGGAATGTATCTATACCATTATTGAATCAGAATATACTCTTCCGGATTTTGATATGATTCACAGGATGGTCCAATGGGCCCATAAACATGGCCTGGAGCCCATGGAGTGCGTATACGCCAATGATATGACGTCCTTTTTCGCAAAGGACAGGACTACATATTGTCTGGAAATCTATATGCCTTTTAAAAGGATTGCATCGCCGGTATGA
- a CDS encoding YitT family protein → MKQLKKLACRAVQELSITFPPKTVLSIILGTAITTFGIYNIHQQADITEGGILGLILLFHFWFGMSSSILSPVLDALSYALGFRFLGKEFLKTSIFATICMAGFFRLWELFPPVLPSLADYPLLAALAGGCFIGTGCGLVVRQGASCAGDDALALVISKVTGCRISRAYLLTDVSVLVLSLSYIPAGRIVYSLITVTVSSFMIDFIQNFGIPRKDEDNGKETAADNG, encoded by the coding sequence ATGAAGCAGCTGAAGAAGCTGGCTTGCCGCGCTGTACAGGAATTATCCATAACCTTTCCCCCAAAGACTGTGTTATCCATCATCCTTGGTACAGCCATTACCACCTTTGGCATCTACAATATCCACCAGCAGGCGGATATAACGGAGGGAGGTATTCTGGGATTGATTCTGCTCTTTCATTTCTGGTTCGGCATGTCATCTTCCATACTGTCACCTGTGCTGGACGCCTTAAGCTATGCCCTGGGCTTTCGTTTCCTGGGCAAGGAATTCCTTAAGACCTCCATCTTCGCAACCATATGTATGGCCGGATTCTTCCGGCTCTGGGAACTGTTTCCCCCGGTACTTCCAAGTCTGGCTGACTACCCCCTTCTGGCGGCTCTGGCAGGCGGATGCTTCATCGGTACCGGATGCGGCCTGGTGGTCCGCCAGGGAGCTTCCTGCGCCGGGGACGACGCCCTGGCCCTGGTCATCTCCAAGGTTACGGGCTGCCGCATATCCAGGGCATACCTGCTGACGGACGTATCCGTACTGGTACTGTCCCTGTCGTATATTCCCGCAGGACGTATCGTATATTCGCTTATAACAGTGACCGTATCCTCCTTTATGATTGACTTCATCCAGAACTTCGGCATTCCCAGAAAGGATGAGGACAACGGCAAGGAAACTGCGGCTGATAACGGGTAA
- a CDS encoding MerR family transcriptional regulator: MPKETVYWIQQMKGGGFMFRIGAFSKLTRVSVRMLRYYDNAGLLTPAVIDKFTGYRMYTTDQIPVLQKICLLRDMGFNVTEIGAVMECWESSGVTEYLEDKKRQLLDSIRLEQQRIRKIEIAMRDFKESTIETHYNVTIKSVPGCKILSLRKTVADYYCEGRLWEQLYAFVREEQIKLSPGTNNLAIYHNGGTTEDGVDIEVGVMVEREGADKGGFCYRETEAVEDMACIMVYGPYENIGLSYHAFACWMEEHSQYEIAGPSRQICHIGSWDESDSQKFLTEVQTPVRRILTLTP, encoded by the coding sequence ATGCCGAAAGAGACGGTATACTGGATACAACAGATGAAGGGAGGTGGCTTTATGTTCCGCATCGGAGCATTTTCAAAGCTAACCAGGGTATCGGTAAGGATGCTTCGCTACTATGATAATGCAGGGCTTTTAACGCCTGCTGTTATTGACAAATTTACCGGGTACCGGATGTATACCACAGACCAGATACCTGTCCTGCAGAAAATATGCCTGCTCAGGGATATGGGCTTTAATGTGACGGAGATCGGTGCTGTAATGGAATGCTGGGAGAGCAGCGGTGTGACAGAATATCTGGAGGACAAGAAAAGGCAGCTTTTAGATTCAATCCGGCTGGAACAGCAGCGCATACGGAAGATAGAAATTGCCATGAGAGATTTTAAAGAAAGCACCATTGAAACCCATTATAACGTGACCATAAAGTCTGTTCCCGGCTGTAAGATTTTGTCCCTGAGGAAAACTGTGGCAGATTATTATTGTGAAGGGAGGCTGTGGGAACAGCTCTATGCCTTTGTGAGGGAAGAACAGATAAAACTGAGCCCAGGCACTAACAATCTTGCCATTTATCACAATGGGGGGACCACGGAGGACGGAGTAGATATAGAGGTGGGGGTTATGGTGGAAAGAGAAGGAGCGGACAAGGGCGGTTTCTGTTACAGGGAGACAGAGGCTGTGGAGGATATGGCTTGTATTATGGTCTATGGTCCATATGAAAATATCGGATTATCCTATCATGCCTTTGCCTGCTGGATGGAAGAACACAGCCAGTATGAAATAGCCGGGCCAAGCCGGCAGATTTGCCATATAGGCTCCTGGGATGAATCTGATTCCCAGAAGTTCCTTACAGAAGTACAAACACCAGTCCGGCGCATATTGACTCTGACACCGTGA
- a CDS encoding SAM-dependent methyltransferase, whose protein sequence is MKQFTVRQIGTMEMDKDGMYVKLLPEYIPALKSLEGFGHADILWWFDGCDDEENRSVLEAESPYKQGPDTMGIFATRSPQRPNPIALSVVQILYIDHEAGVIYIAYADARQGSPVLDLKPYTPSLDRVEHPQVPDWCGHWPRSLEESGDFDWENEFNF, encoded by the coding sequence ATGAAACAATTTACAGTAAGACAGATTGGCACAATGGAAATGGACAAGGATGGTATGTACGTAAAGCTCCTGCCGGAATACATCCCGGCCCTTAAGTCCCTGGAGGGCTTTGGACATGCAGACATACTCTGGTGGTTTGACGGCTGCGACGATGAGGAAAACAGGAGCGTACTTGAGGCGGAAAGCCCCTATAAGCAGGGGCCGGATACAATGGGCATATTTGCAACCCGGTCTCCCCAGAGGCCTAATCCCATTGCCCTTAGCGTGGTGCAGATTCTCTATATAGACCATGAGGCCGGTGTTATCTACATTGCTTATGCAGATGCCAGGCAGGGAAGTCCTGTGCTGGATTTAAAGCCGTACACCCCCAGTCTGGACCGGGTAGAGCATCCCCAAGTGCCGGACTGGTGCGGCCATTGGCCCCGGAGCCTGGAGGAATCCGGGGACTTTGACTGGGAAAATGAATTTAACTTCTAG
- a CDS encoding GH25 family lysozyme, translating to MRILGKAGKMGEIGESEKTGGPGKTEGPGKTGGPGRSGAPGRTGASGKSAKPVTKGKRAAACAAAAIIGAMSLFAPAAAYGAQPWSLENGQYVDASGAPIAGALEKGITVTKYQNRANENGIDWSRVASDGVSFAMIRVGYYKDKDPYFDRNVTEAFANGIHTGVFFYTQALDVQTAIDEANFVLKVIKDFPISYPIAYDVESQHLLDNGLTRQQITDNVNAFCKTISDAGYHPVVYGNNEWLTRNMDTGQIPYDIWYARYGTVNSYPNRTIWQCTDTGSVDGINGNVTIELAFTDYSAVIPADGWKHVDGRWYYMKGYVKQTGWVEVDSAWYYLDANGVMIHDTTMDIDGVSYTFDSNGVMAEPTR from the coding sequence ATGAGGATATTGGGGAAGGCCGGAAAGATGGGAGAGATTGGAGAGTCGGAAAAGACGGGAGGGCCGGGAAAGACAGAAGGGCCGGGAAAGACGGGAGGGCCGGGAAGGAGCGGAGCGCCGGGAAGGACCGGAGCGTCGGGAAAGTCTGCAAAGCCGGTAACGAAGGGAAAGAGGGCGGCAGCATGCGCGGCGGCGGCCATTATAGGCGCCATGTCGCTGTTTGCGCCGGCAGCAGCTTACGGGGCCCAGCCCTGGTCACTGGAGAACGGGCAGTATGTGGATGCGTCAGGAGCGCCCATAGCAGGGGCGCTGGAAAAGGGCATCACCGTGACCAAGTACCAGAACCGGGCCAATGAAAACGGTATAGACTGGTCCAGGGTGGCATCGGACGGCGTGTCATTTGCCATGATACGGGTGGGCTATTATAAGGATAAAGACCCTTATTTTGACAGGAATGTCACAGAGGCATTTGCAAACGGCATTCACACCGGGGTGTTTTTCTATACCCAGGCTCTGGACGTACAGACCGCCATTGACGAGGCCAATTTCGTGCTGAAGGTAATTAAGGATTTCCCCATATCCTATCCCATTGCCTATGATGTGGAATCCCAGCATCTTCTGGACAACGGACTGACCAGGCAGCAGATAACAGACAATGTAAACGCATTCTGTAAGACCATTTCTGATGCCGGGTATCATCCGGTGGTATATGGGAACAATGAATGGCTGACCAGAAATATGGACACCGGCCAGATTCCCTATGATATATGGTATGCCAGATACGGGACTGTGAACAGTTATCCAAACCGCACTATCTGGCAGTGCACTGATACCGGTTCAGTGGATGGCATTAACGGCAATGTGACCATCGAGCTGGCATTTACGGATTACAGTGCCGTGATTCCTGCTGACGGATGGAAGCATGTGGACGGCAGATGGTACTACATGAAGGGGTATGTGAAGCAGACAGGATGGGTTGAGGTGGATAGTGCCTGGTATTATCTGGACGCCAATGGCGTCATGATCCATGATACTACCATGGATATTGATGGTGTGTCCTATACCTTTGACTCTAATGGGGTTATGGCGGAACCGACAAGATAA
- a CDS encoding lactonase family protein translates to MMKQYICIGTYTEDILFGTGECFKGKGKGLLLGIFEDGEIELCRIAQTINPSYLCINKVNKKIYAVNETKIFQGKRGGAVTQFSYNINGELLQEACFYTDGEDPCHIASSLDGKCLAIANFASGSLSVFELNEHGNITGKKNLFQHTGSGSHPIRQSGPHAHSAIFSPDGKFLYVPDLGIDCIKAYACTSGKIEPIPEADVHMPSGSGPRYGEFSRDGKHFYLINELSSQVTHFFYHNGKMIEKDSVCTLPDDFTGYNICSDLHLTPDGAFIYASNRGHDSIVCYRINANGELSFVQRISSGGKTPRNFCIDPTGAYLLTGNQDSDTVAIFLIQPNGLLKMCGTKYVESPVCIQIFTPGHCHQEL, encoded by the coding sequence ATGATGAAACAGTACATATGTATAGGCACATACACAGAAGATATTCTCTTTGGAACCGGGGAGTGTTTTAAGGGAAAAGGCAAAGGATTATTGCTTGGTATCTTTGAAGATGGCGAAATTGAACTATGCCGAATAGCGCAGACGATCAATCCCTCCTATCTGTGTATTAACAAAGTAAATAAAAAAATATATGCTGTGAATGAAACGAAGATTTTCCAGGGAAAACGCGGAGGCGCAGTTACGCAGTTTTCTTACAATATAAATGGCGAGCTCTTGCAGGAGGCGTGTTTCTATACGGATGGAGAAGATCCCTGCCATATAGCCTCCTCATTGGATGGCAAATGTCTGGCGATTGCCAATTTTGCTTCCGGAAGTCTTAGCGTCTTTGAATTGAACGAACATGGCAACATAACAGGAAAAAAAAATCTGTTCCAGCATACCGGAAGCGGAAGTCATCCCATAAGGCAAAGTGGTCCTCATGCCCACAGCGCAATTTTTAGTCCAGATGGGAAATTCCTCTATGTACCAGATCTGGGGATTGATTGTATTAAGGCATATGCTTGTACCAGTGGAAAAATTGAACCCATCCCGGAGGCAGATGTGCATATGCCGTCCGGAAGCGGTCCTAGATATGGAGAATTCAGCAGGGATGGTAAACATTTCTATTTAATTAATGAATTGTCCTCGCAGGTAACTCACTTTTTCTACCATAATGGAAAAATGATTGAAAAGGACAGTGTCTGCACTCTGCCGGATGATTTTACCGGATATAATATCTGTTCAGATCTGCATCTGACACCTGATGGAGCATTTATATACGCATCTAACCGGGGACACGACAGCATTGTATGTTATCGTATCAATGCAAATGGAGAGCTTTCCTTTGTTCAGAGAATCTCCTCTGGCGGAAAGACGCCCAGAAACTTTTGTATCGACCCTACCGGAGCCTATCTGTTGACCGGCAATCAGGACAGCGATACTGTAGCCATTTTTCTCATTCAGCCAAATGGTTTGTTAAAAATGTGCGGAACAAAATATGTAGAATCGCCGGTTTGCATTCAAATTTTTACTCCAGGTCATTGCCATCAGGAATTATAA
- a CDS encoding 3-hydroxyacyl-CoA dehydrogenase family protein codes for MTGSVAVIGSGMMGSAIAAMSALAGNRTLMVDLNMEKALNGRKNALECIKMRADNGLNTQEEAVLAADNLICCGSLKKEAENIGLVIEAIVEQLPAKQNLFEELDKLLLPTVPICSNTSGLRITDISAKCMYPERTITTHFWLPGHLVPLVELVMGEKTREDIALCVRDELTHWKKVPVLVKRDVPGQLANRIFQAIIRESIDIVASGLAGAEDVDAAISYGMAMRFPEWGPLKHLDAIGLDLGISVQDTVLPDICAVRHSNTYLKNLVDEGKLGVKSKQGFYDWKVRDIEKEIRKRDQFIIETVKLVTRLDKG; via the coding sequence ATGACGGGTAGTGTAGCGGTTATCGGGAGCGGTATGATGGGTAGTGCCATAGCGGCAATGAGCGCCCTGGCAGGCAACCGCACCCTCATGGTTGATCTTAATATGGAAAAAGCCTTAAATGGCAGAAAAAATGCACTGGAGTGTATTAAAATGCGGGCAGATAACGGCCTAAACACCCAAGAGGAAGCAGTTCTGGCAGCAGATAATCTTATATGCTGCGGCAGCCTAAAAAAGGAAGCAGAAAATATCGGACTTGTAATTGAGGCTATAGTCGAACAACTTCCTGCTAAACAAAACCTGTTTGAAGAACTGGATAAACTTCTCTTGCCGACTGTGCCAATATGCAGCAATACAAGCGGTCTTCGGATAACGGACATTAGTGCCAAGTGCATGTATCCGGAGCGAACCATTACAACTCATTTCTGGCTTCCCGGTCATCTAGTTCCCTTAGTTGAACTGGTAATGGGTGAAAAAACAAGGGAAGATATAGCTCTCTGTGTCAGAGATGAATTAACACATTGGAAAAAAGTTCCAGTCCTAGTAAAACGTGATGTACCAGGACAGCTGGCAAATCGTATCTTTCAGGCCATAATCCGAGAGTCAATAGATATTGTAGCCAGCGGGCTGGCCGGAGCAGAGGATGTGGATGCTGCTATAAGCTATGGTATGGCTATGCGTTTCCCCGAATGGGGACCACTCAAACATCTGGACGCAATCGGACTGGATCTTGGAATTTCAGTACAGGATACAGTTCTTCCTGACATATGTGCCGTGAGACATTCCAACACCTACCTCAAAAATTTAGTGGATGAGGGGAAGCTTGGCGTAAAAAGCAAGCAGGGATTCTACGACTGGAAGGTACGTGATATAGAAAAGGAAATAAGAAAAAGGGATCAGTTTATTATAGAAACCGTAAAGCTGGTAACAAGGCTGGACAAGGGGTAA
- a CDS encoding zinc-dependent alcohol dehydrogenase produces MNIPVKMKAMVLTNPGKWEITEADVPTPGPEEVLCRIDAVAICGSDPEIIHGGLAGIWPPSYPFIAGHEWAGTVVASGNKSGDFKIGDRVAGEAHKGCGYCSNCLKGSYNLCLNYGKNNTGHRHYGFTSQGAYAQYNVYHIKSLSKLPDSVSFEEAAMCDTAGVALHGLELAGVDPGSTVAIIGPGPIGIMAMKLSRAMGASRILVVGRMPRLEAAGNLGADELVDFSKCNPVDEVRRLTGGLGANLVLECSGAPGTITQSLGMCCKGGKVVMLGVAKDGVTEPIPLKYTTHNELTLYGSRANPNTGRKIVEMIAGGQLKVKDMVTHTFTLNEVNLAFETFEKRIGGAMKVIIYPNK; encoded by the coding sequence ATGAATATACCAGTTAAAATGAAAGCAATGGTTCTTACAAATCCCGGAAAATGGGAGATAACGGAGGCAGATGTTCCAACCCCGGGTCCAGAGGAGGTCCTTTGCAGGATTGATGCAGTAGCCATCTGTGGAAGTGATCCGGAAATCATTCACGGCGGGCTGGCCGGTATCTGGCCGCCCTCCTATCCTTTTATTGCAGGTCACGAATGGGCCGGTACAGTAGTTGCTTCCGGTAATAAGTCGGGGGATTTTAAGATTGGAGACCGAGTAGCGGGAGAAGCCCATAAGGGGTGCGGGTATTGTTCCAACTGTCTCAAAGGATCGTATAATCTGTGTCTGAATTATGGAAAAAATAATACAGGACACAGACACTATGGCTTTACTTCCCAAGGTGCATATGCACAGTATAATGTATACCATATTAAGAGTCTTTCCAAACTTCCTGATTCTGTGTCCTTTGAAGAAGCCGCCATGTGTGATACGGCCGGAGTTGCCCTTCATGGTCTGGAGCTGGCAGGGGTTGATCCGGGAAGTACCGTAGCAATCATCGGACCGGGACCTATCGGAATAATGGCTATGAAGCTGTCCAGGGCTATGGGAGCGTCCAGGATACTAGTGGTAGGAAGAATGCCACGTCTGGAAGCTGCTGGTAACCTGGGCGCAGATGAGCTGGTGGACTTCTCAAAATGTAATCCGGTTGATGAGGTCCGCAGGTTGACAGGCGGTCTTGGTGCCAATCTGGTCCTGGAGTGTTCCGGCGCCCCGGGAACAATCACTCAATCTCTTGGTATGTGCTGTAAAGGAGGCAAAGTTGTTATGCTTGGGGTTGCTAAAGACGGGGTAACAGAACCTATTCCCTTAAAATATACGACACATAATGAGCTGACTTTATATGGTTCCAGAGCAAATCCAAATACAGGAAGAAAGATTGTTGAGATGATTGCAGGAGGACAGTTAAAGGTAAAAGATATGGTGACCCATACATTTACCCTGAATGAGGTAAATCTGGCATTTGAAACCTTTGAGAAACGTATTGGCGGAGCCATGAAAGTGATTATCTATCCTAATAAATAA
- a CDS encoding ABC transporter permease produces the protein MAENHMLNKKANLQAVRQRLLDSILVLFAVCMIIYFSFASQYFLSVRNFMNIFSSVSVVGIIATGMTLIIITRGIDLSVGSIIALTGCVAAILIVNFKVSWPLAILATLIIGFLVGGFNGLLITKFNVVPFIATLGSMNIIRGIAFIITNGQAIYVPDPVISFMGTGKLFSLIPVPAIIMLCLYILFWLITKFTVFGRNVFAVGGNSVASRLAGIRVKHLTMVLYVLTGILSAVAGLVMTGLTSTAMPSAGDGYNLDVITAVYLGGNSASGGEGSVWRTFMGILIIGILNNGMALLSVQSYWQTFVKGCLLIIAVIFDMLRRRG, from the coding sequence ATGGCGGAAAACCATATGCTTAATAAGAAAGCAAACCTGCAGGCAGTCCGACAGAGACTATTGGACTCAATTCTTGTATTGTTTGCGGTTTGTATGATTATTTATTTTTCATTTGCATCCCAATATTTTCTTTCTGTCAGAAATTTCATGAATATATTTTCATCAGTTTCTGTTGTAGGAATTATTGCCACAGGAATGACACTGATCATTATAACCCGGGGAATTGATTTATCCGTAGGATCCATTATTGCGCTGACAGGCTGTGTTGCAGCCATTCTCATTGTGAATTTTAAAGTATCATGGCCCCTGGCCATTCTGGCAACGTTAATAATCGGATTCCTGGTGGGTGGATTTAACGGGTTGCTGATAACAAAGTTTAACGTGGTCCCGTTTATTGCCACCTTAGGTTCTATGAACATCATACGGGGAATTGCTTTTATTATTACAAATGGACAGGCTATCTATGTTCCAGACCCTGTAATCAGCTTCATGGGGACTGGCAAGCTGTTTTCGCTGATTCCTGTACCCGCAATTATTATGCTCTGCCTGTATATATTATTCTGGCTGATTACCAAATTCACGGTATTCGGAAGAAATGTATTTGCAGTTGGGGGGAACAGCGTAGCCAGCCGTCTGGCCGGAATCCGGGTGAAGCACCTCACAATGGTTCTGTATGTGCTGACAGGCATTTTATCAGCCGTAGCAGGACTTGTAATGACAGGTCTTACCTCCACGGCAATGCCATCCGCAGGCGACGGTTACAATCTGGATGTCATTACAGCCGTCTATCTGGGAGGTAACAGTGCCAGCGGGGGCGAAGGAAGTGTCTGGAGAACATTCATGGGGATTTTAATTATCGGAATTTTAAATAACGGAATGGCACTTTTAAGTGTTCAGTCTTATTGGCAGACTTTTGTAAAAGGGTGTTTGTTAATTATAGCTGTGATATTTGACATGTTAAGGAGAAGGGGTTAG
- a CDS encoding sugar ABC transporter ATP-binding protein — protein MNQAVLEVKKIHKTFGEVSVLKGVDFDIQKGEIHALVGENGAGKSTLIKIISGVYTRDSGFLHLEGKEMSFANPKDAMDAGIRVIHQEINMAQTLTVAENIFLGNYPTRHGIIDWKELYKNARKVMEILGDSIDVEQKVSKVSIAEQQMIEIAKAVSVEPKVLIMDEPTAALNDQETESLFELLESLKKKGVSIIYITHRFSEICRLADRVTVLRDGESVATLTKAEISDDLLVKLMVGEGKAARYIKRETRKGGEIFRIEGLSAEGSLNNIRLSIRRGEIAVVFGLVGAGQTELCRVIFGDLPHTKGTLLLDGKEVHINNVQDACREGIGYVSDDRKNEGIIPLLSVQENICIPSYPGKLSNQLGFIKKKTAKQTAQLYYNKLHVKSSGLGQKIGSLSGGNQQKGMICRWLANDVKLLILNMPTRGVDVGARAEIYRALEDLADQGVAVLAVSPEMQEVLALADVVYVMHEGMITGKVEGKDATQEKLMKLALGID, from the coding sequence ATGAATCAGGCAGTCTTGGAGGTAAAAAAAATTCATAAGACATTTGGTGAAGTGTCTGTCTTAAAAGGTGTTGATTTTGATATACAAAAAGGCGAGATTCATGCGCTGGTGGGGGAAAACGGGGCGGGAAAATCCACTCTTATTAAAATCATTTCCGGAGTATATACCAGGGACAGCGGCTTTTTGCATCTGGAAGGAAAAGAAATGTCATTTGCCAATCCCAAGGACGCGATGGATGCCGGAATCCGCGTTATCCACCAGGAAATTAATATGGCGCAGACCTTAACAGTTGCAGAAAATATTTTTCTTGGGAATTATCCCACCAGACATGGAATCATTGACTGGAAAGAGCTTTATAAAAACGCACGCAAGGTGATGGAAATACTGGGAGATTCCATTGATGTGGAGCAAAAGGTTTCCAAAGTATCTATTGCAGAGCAGCAGATGATTGAAATTGCAAAAGCAGTCAGTGTCGAGCCAAAGGTTTTGATTATGGACGAGCCTACAGCTGCTCTAAATGACCAGGAAACGGAAAGTCTTTTTGAACTTCTGGAATCGCTTAAGAAAAAAGGCGTTTCTATTATCTACATCACCCACCGCTTTTCAGAAATCTGTCGCCTTGCTGACCGTGTCACGGTCTTAAGGGATGGAGAAAGTGTAGCAACGCTTACAAAGGCCGAAATAAGTGACGACCTGCTTGTAAAGCTAATGGTGGGTGAAGGCAAAGCAGCCAGATATATAAAAAGGGAAACGAGGAAGGGCGGGGAAATATTCCGCATAGAGGGTTTAAGTGCGGAAGGCAGTCTTAACAATATCCGTCTCAGCATACGGCGCGGAGAAATTGCCGTGGTGTTTGGTCTGGTGGGTGCCGGTCAGACAGAACTTTGCAGGGTTATTTTCGGCGACCTGCCTCACACAAAGGGAACACTTCTTCTTGATGGAAAAGAAGTTCATATCAACAATGTTCAGGATGCATGCAGGGAAGGGATCGGATATGTCTCTGATGACAGGAAAAATGAAGGAATCATCCCTCTATTATCCGTTCAGGAGAACATCTGTATTCCGTCTTACCCCGGAAAGCTTTCCAATCAGCTGGGATTTATTAAGAAAAAAACAGCAAAGCAGACTGCTCAGCTGTATTACAATAAACTTCATGTCAAGAGTTCAGGACTGGGACAAAAAATTGGTTCTCTGAGCGGCGGAAACCAACAAAAAGGAATGATTTGCCGTTGGCTGGCTAACGATGTAAAACTGTTAATATTAAATATGCCTACAAGAGGTGTCGATGTAGGCGCCAGAGCAGAGATATATCGGGCTTTGGAGGACCTTGCGGACCAGGGTGTTGCAGTGCTGGCAGTCTCTCCAGAGATGCAAGAGGTCTTAGCATTGGCTGATGTGGTCTACGTTATGCATGAGGGGATGATAACAGGTAAAGTGGAGGGAAAAGACGCAACCCAGGAAAAGCTGATGAAGCTTGCTCTGGGTATTGACTAA